In Herbaspirillum sp. WKF16, one genomic interval encodes:
- a CDS encoding diguanylate cyclase has product MSSVHTDIQTGGPVLAADEYKIMVLLVDDQPMVGEAIRRALLSEPNIDFHFCTRAEEALTVAEKTRPTVILQDLVMPGVDGMTLVRQYRSTPALADVPIIVLSSKEDATVKRDAFAGGVNDYMVKLPDVIELVARIRHHSRSYINLLQRDAAYRALRESQQQLQQSNFELQRLTNTDGLTGIANRRYFDDYLAAEWKRARREKLELSLLLIDVDYFKLYNDNYGHVAGDAVLKQVAQALEGSIMRPADLSARFGGEEFAMILPRTALDGAHALGERICKLVESQHVPHERSPASQWLTVSIGAACVVPGEEQGTSELIEMADRRLYMAKQQGRNRVVWQDA; this is encoded by the coding sequence ATGAGCTCGGTCCACACCGACATCCAGACCGGCGGCCCTGTGCTGGCGGCAGACGAATACAAGATCATGGTGCTGCTGGTCGACGATCAGCCCATGGTGGGCGAAGCCATCCGGCGCGCCTTGCTGAGCGAGCCCAACATCGACTTCCACTTCTGCACCCGCGCCGAAGAGGCGCTGACGGTGGCGGAGAAGACCCGGCCCACCGTCATCCTGCAAGACCTGGTGATGCCCGGCGTGGATGGCATGACGCTGGTGCGCCAGTACCGCTCCACGCCGGCGCTGGCCGATGTGCCCATCATCGTGCTGTCCTCCAAGGAAGACGCCACCGTCAAGCGCGACGCCTTCGCCGGCGGCGTCAACGACTACATGGTCAAGCTGCCCGACGTGATCGAGCTGGTCGCCCGCATCCGCCACCATTCGCGCTCCTACATCAACCTGTTGCAGCGCGATGCCGCCTACCGCGCGCTGCGCGAGAGCCAGCAGCAGCTGCAGCAGTCCAACTTCGAACTGCAGCGCCTGACCAACACCGACGGCCTGACGGGCATCGCCAACCGCCGCTACTTCGACGACTACCTGGCCGCCGAGTGGAAGCGCGCGCGGCGCGAGAAGCTGGAGCTGTCGCTGCTGCTGATCGACGTCGACTACTTCAAGCTCTACAACGACAACTACGGCCACGTCGCCGGCGACGCCGTGCTCAAGCAGGTGGCGCAGGCGCTGGAGGGCAGCATCATGCGCCCGGCCGACCTCTCCGCGCGCTTCGGCGGCGAGGAGTTCGCCATGATCCTGCCGCGCACCGCGCTGGACGGCGCGCATGCCCTGGGCGAACGGATCTGCAAGCTGGTCGAGTCGCAACATGTGCCGCACGAGCGTTCGCCCGCCAGCCAGTGGCTGACGGTCAGCATCGGTGCGGCCTGCGTCGTGCCGGGCGAGGAGCAGGGCACGAGCGAACTCATCGAGATGGCCGATCGCCGGCTCTACATGGCCAAGCAGCAAGGCCGCAACCGCGTGGTCTGGCAGGACGCCTGA
- a CDS encoding sensor domain-containing diguanylate cyclase has protein sequence MTFDHQARQADADFHRKALAFNNTTLSYIARGAPLDHLLDRIAGGFSQAYPARSLAIFLFDPAARRMRVGSAPCMAPPHVQQIETLEVERPDTPQFWALFQQVAAAHGAEVAEMLPLRSFAGEVAGILVVCGADAAAPADKTLHVDYADLGYRQAVGAAVSMAMLSIERSQAPSHVRPPIESCGPSDERMALAIEGSGTGIWDRNAVTGEIYYSRGWKAILGYEDWELSNHIEDAYKRVHPEDLPYVQESMRRHFQAKSDTYVVEHRILCRDGGYKWVSSRGKVVARDAEGNALRMIGTTTDITEVKLLTDKLRKSSQLLADLTSEIPGMAFQYRVPPGEEGYFTYVSEGARETYGLSPEQLLADAALIDTIMHPDDLPLYLASRQSIVDGAAHWRLEYRVTPPGLAMRWLRGHARPRRLGDGTVLWHGFVSDVSESKAIELELQEFALTDFLTHLPNRRYFMKRMEEEHGRLQRNANGRAAVLMCDLDHFKSVNDTYGHAIGDLVLKNFADVLKAQLRKSDTVGRFGGEEFAVILADADAEVAVGFVQRLQRSFAAQPLALDGRLIAVTLSVGIAIMHAGSPSQETVLRESDDALYRAKENGRDRCVVAPVSY, from the coding sequence ATGACGTTCGACCACCAAGCACGCCAAGCCGATGCCGACTTCCACCGGAAGGCGCTCGCATTCAACAATACGACCCTGTCCTACATCGCCCGCGGAGCGCCGCTCGACCATCTGCTCGACCGCATCGCCGGCGGATTTTCACAAGCCTATCCGGCGCGCTCGCTCGCCATCTTCCTGTTCGACCCGGCTGCCCGCCGCATGCGCGTGGGTTCGGCGCCGTGCATGGCGCCGCCGCATGTGCAGCAGATCGAAACGCTGGAAGTCGAGCGGCCCGACACGCCGCAGTTCTGGGCGTTGTTCCAGCAGGTGGCGGCCGCGCACGGCGCGGAAGTGGCGGAGATGCTGCCGCTGCGCTCGTTTGCCGGCGAGGTGGCCGGGATCCTGGTGGTATGCGGCGCGGACGCCGCCGCGCCGGCCGATAAGACGCTTCATGTCGATTATGCCGATCTCGGCTACCGCCAGGCGGTCGGCGCCGCGGTGTCGATGGCGATGCTGTCGATTGAACGTTCGCAGGCGCCCAGCCATGTGCGCCCGCCCATCGAAAGCTGCGGTCCGTCGGACGAGCGCATGGCGCTGGCCATCGAAGGCAGCGGCACCGGCATCTGGGACCGCAACGCGGTGACCGGCGAGATCTATTATTCGCGCGGTTGGAAGGCGATTCTCGGCTACGAGGACTGGGAGCTGTCGAACCACATCGAGGATGCCTACAAGCGCGTGCATCCCGAGGACCTGCCCTATGTGCAGGAGAGCATGCGCCGGCATTTCCAGGCCAAGTCCGACACCTACGTCGTCGAGCACCGCATCCTGTGCCGCGACGGCGGCTACAAATGGGTCAGCAGCCGCGGCAAGGTAGTGGCGCGCGACGCCGAGGGCAATGCGCTGCGTATGATCGGCACCACCACCGACATCACCGAGGTCAAGCTGCTGACCGACAAGCTGCGCAAGAGCAGCCAGCTGCTGGCCGACCTCACCAGCGAGATTCCCGGCATGGCCTTCCAGTACCGGGTGCCGCCGGGCGAGGAGGGCTATTTCACTTATGTCAGCGAAGGCGCGCGCGAGACCTACGGCCTGTCGCCCGAGCAACTGCTGGCCGACGCCGCGCTGATCGACACCATCATGCATCCGGACGACCTGCCGCTGTACCTGGCCTCGCGCCAGTCCATCGTCGACGGCGCCGCGCACTGGCGCCTGGAATACCGGGTGACGCCGCCGGGCCTGGCCATGCGCTGGCTGCGCGGTCACGCGCGCCCGCGCCGGCTGGGCGACGGCACGGTGCTGTGGCACGGCTTCGTCAGCGACGTCAGCGAGAGCAAGGCGATCGAACTTGAGCTGCAGGAGTTTGCGCTCACCGACTTCCTCACCCACCTGCCCAACCGCCGCTACTTCATGAAGCGGATGGAGGAGGAGCACGGACGCCTGCAGCGCAACGCCAACGGCCGCGCGGCGGTGCTGATGTGCGACCTCGACCACTTCAAGAGCGTCAACGACACCTACGGGCACGCCATCGGCGACCTGGTGCTGAAGAATTTCGCCGACGTGCTCAAGGCCCAGCTGCGCAAGAGCGATACCGTCGGCCGCTTCGGCGGCGAGGAGTTCGCCGTGATCCTGGCCGATGCCGACGCCGAGGTGGCGGTCGGCTTCGTCCAGCGGCTGCAGCGCAGCTTCGCCGCGCAACCGCTGGCGCTGGACGGCCGCTTGATCGCGGTGACGCTGTCGGTCGGCATCGCCATCATGCACGCCGGTTCGCCGAGCCAGGAGACGGTGCTGCGCGAGAGCGACGATGCGCTCTACCGGGCTAAGGAAAACGGGCGCGACCGTTGCGTGGTGGCGCCCGTCTCGTACTGA
- a CDS encoding MaoC family dehydratase: MRDIASLEELKSLAGQEVAVGEWIEITQDQVNRFADATGDHQWIHVDVERAARELPVGGTVAHGFLTLALLPRILGGAISLGADVKMLLNYGLDRVRFPAPLPVGRRVRGIIVLASVDDIPGGAQLVWEITVECEGLEKPVCVAQFLVRRY; this comes from the coding sequence ATGCGCGACATCGCTTCGCTGGAAGAACTGAAATCGCTGGCGGGCCAGGAAGTGGCGGTCGGCGAGTGGATCGAGATCACGCAGGACCAGGTGAACCGCTTCGCCGACGCCACCGGCGACCACCAGTGGATACACGTGGACGTCGAACGGGCGGCGCGCGAGTTGCCCGTGGGCGGCACGGTGGCGCATGGCTTCCTGACGCTGGCGCTGTTGCCCCGGATCCTGGGCGGCGCCATCAGCCTGGGCGCCGACGTGAAGATGCTGCTGAACTACGGCCTGGACCGCGTGCGCTTCCCGGCGCCGTTGCCGGTGGGGCGGCGGGTGCGCGGCATCATCGTGCTGGCCTCGGTGGACGACATTCCCGGCGGCGCGCAGTTGGTCTGGGAAATCACGGTCGAGTGCGAAGGGCTGGAGAAGCCGGTTTGCGTGGCGCAATTCCTGGTGCGGCGCTATTGA
- a CDS encoding hybrid sensor histidine kinase/response regulator yields the protein MSTPDLSQMSMLDLFRFEAESQIQLLNASLLELENNPAQPEHLEACMRAGHSLKGAARIVGLDSAVKIAHVLEDCFVLAQQGKLALQKKHIDVLLRGADLLGRIASPPDGDEAWAEHAGSAEVAAFMAALAAVMSGGEAPPWPAAASAPPATAPVLPAAAPVLQPEPEPEPAQPSAPAGLPQAASRAVRVSAESLDRLLSLSGESLVESRRLKPFSAGMLRMKRVQREAMQALDQLQQKLSSASADELALSALSELRALMQQNQHLLGDQLNELEAFDRRSVNLSQRLYDEALACRMRPFSDGTGGFARMLRDVGNALGKPVRLEISGNATQIDRDILEKLDAPIGHLLRNAVDHGIESPAARAAAGKPEQGLVRLEARHSAGMLLIEVSDDGGGIDLERLRQAVVARKLSNEETAARLSEAELLEFLLLPSFSLRDTVTEISGRGVGLDVVADMLKQVRGTIRIVTKPGRGTRFLMQLPLTLSVIRSLLVEIGGEPYAFPLAYVNRTLRLPTEALQTLEGYQHFTHDGRQVGLVSAHQILQKGEWRARDGSVCVVVIGDHEHTYGLAVDAFLGERMLVVQPLDARLGKVPDVLAGALMEDGDPLLILDVADMVRSVEKLTSSGRLESVHQDGAGQSAIETRKKVLVVDDSLTVRELERKLLSNRGYQVTVAVDGMDGWNAVRTERFDLVITDIDMPRMDGIELVTLIRGAPSLQSLPVMIVSYKDREEDRQRGLEAGADHYFTKSSFHDESLLQAVADLIGDASS from the coding sequence ATGAGTACGCCCGACCTGAGCCAGATGTCCATGCTGGACCTGTTCCGCTTCGAGGCGGAGAGCCAGATCCAGCTGCTCAACGCCAGCCTGCTGGAGCTGGAGAACAATCCGGCCCAGCCCGAGCACCTGGAGGCCTGCATGCGGGCCGGCCATTCGCTCAAGGGCGCGGCCCGCATCGTCGGGCTGGACAGCGCCGTGAAGATCGCGCACGTGCTGGAAGACTGCTTCGTGCTGGCCCAGCAAGGCAAGCTGGCGCTGCAAAAGAAACACATCGACGTGCTGCTGCGCGGCGCCGACCTGCTGGGGCGCATCGCCAGTCCGCCGGACGGCGACGAAGCCTGGGCCGAACATGCCGGCTCGGCCGAGGTTGCGGCTTTCATGGCCGCTCTGGCGGCGGTGATGAGCGGCGGCGAAGCGCCACCGTGGCCGGCAGCCGCAAGCGCGCCGCCGGCCACGGCGCCGGTATTGCCTGCCGCCGCGCCGGTGCTCCAGCCCGAACCTGAACCGGAACCGGCGCAGCCGTCGGCGCCGGCCGGCTTGCCGCAGGCCGCGTCGCGCGCCGTGCGGGTGAGCGCGGAAAGCCTGGACCGTTTGCTGAGCCTGTCCGGCGAGTCGCTGGTCGAATCGCGTCGGCTCAAGCCGTTCTCGGCCGGCATGCTGCGCATGAAGCGGGTGCAGCGCGAGGCCATGCAAGCGCTCGACCAGCTGCAGCAGAAGCTGTCGTCCGCCAGCGCCGACGAGCTGGCGTTGTCGGCGCTGTCCGAACTGCGCGCGCTGATGCAGCAGAACCAGCATCTGCTGGGCGACCAGTTGAACGAGCTGGAAGCATTCGACCGCCGTTCGGTCAATCTTTCGCAACGCTTGTACGACGAGGCGCTGGCCTGCCGCATGCGGCCGTTTTCCGACGGCACCGGCGGCTTTGCGCGCATGTTGCGCGACGTCGGCAACGCGCTGGGCAAGCCGGTGCGGCTGGAGATTTCCGGCAATGCCACCCAGATCGATCGCGACATCCTGGAAAAGCTGGATGCGCCGATCGGTCACCTGCTGCGCAATGCGGTCGACCACGGCATCGAGAGCCCGGCCGCGCGCGCCGCCGCCGGCAAGCCCGAGCAGGGCCTGGTGCGGCTGGAGGCGCGCCACAGCGCCGGCATGCTGCTCATCGAGGTGTCCGACGACGGCGGCGGCATCGACCTGGAGCGCTTGCGCCAGGCGGTGGTGGCGCGCAAGCTGTCCAATGAAGAAACGGCGGCGCGCCTGTCCGAGGCCGAGCTGCTGGAGTTCCTGCTGTTGCCCAGCTTCAGCCTGCGCGACACCGTGACCGAGATCTCCGGCCGCGGCGTCGGGCTGGACGTGGTGGCGGACATGTTGAAGCAGGTGCGCGGCACCATCCGCATCGTCACCAAGCCCGGCCGCGGCACGCGCTTCCTGATGCAGCTGCCGCTGACGCTGTCGGTGATCCGCAGCCTGCTGGTGGAGATCGGCGGCGAACCCTACGCCTTCCCGCTGGCCTACGTGAACCGCACGCTGCGCCTGCCCACCGAGGCCTTGCAGACGCTGGAGGGCTACCAGCACTTTACGCATGACGGTCGCCAGGTCGGCCTGGTCAGCGCGCACCAGATCCTGCAAAAGGGCGAATGGCGGGCGCGCGACGGCAGCGTGTGCGTGGTGGTGATCGGCGACCATGAACATACCTACGGACTGGCGGTGGACGCCTTCCTGGGCGAGCGCATGCTGGTGGTGCAGCCGCTCGACGCGCGCCTGGGCAAGGTGCCCGACGTGCTGGCCGGCGCGCTGATGGAAGACGGCGATCCCTTGCTGATCCTGGACGTGGCCGACATGGTGCGTTCGGTGGAAAAGCTGACCTCGTCCGGACGGCTGGAATCGGTGCACCAGGATGGCGCCGGCCAGAGCGCGATCGAGACGCGCAAGAAGGTGCTGGTGGTGGACGACTCGCTCACCGTGCGCGAGCTGGAGCGCAAGCTGCTGTCCAACCGCGGCTACCAGGTTACCGTGGCGGTGGACGGCATGGACGGCTGGAATGCCGTGCGCACCGAACGTTTCGACCTCGTCATCACCGACATCGACATGCCGCGCATGGACGGCATCGAGCTGGTCACGCTGATCCGCGGCGCGCCCAGCCTGCAGTCGCTGCCGGTGATGATCGTGTCCTACAAGGACCGTGAAGAGGATAGGCAGCGCGGGCTGGAAGCCGGCGCCGACCACTATTTCACCAAGAGCAGTTTCCACGACGAGAGCCTGTTGCAGGCCGTCGCGGACTTGATTGGAGACGCTTCATCGTGA
- a CDS encoding chemotaxis protein CheW gives MADIKRSGSDAAGYVLDRVSTSEALAREWADSPSLAAHETQARDFGYSESALVFRIGEEWLALATTVVNEVADARAVHSLPHQRNQAVLGVLNIRGALRICVSLARLFQVGGASAKATGQHLLVAMHEGQILVFPVDEVAGVHRYDAQDVGAAPTTLAHAATQYTQGLLDWRGRKIGLLDHGLLFYALNRSMT, from the coding sequence ATGGCTGACATCAAACGCAGCGGATCCGATGCCGCGGGGTATGTGCTGGACCGCGTGTCCACTTCGGAAGCGCTGGCCCGCGAATGGGCCGATTCGCCATCGCTCGCGGCGCATGAGACGCAGGCCAGGGACTTCGGCTACAGCGAATCGGCGCTGGTGTTTCGCATCGGCGAGGAGTGGCTGGCGCTGGCCACCACGGTGGTCAACGAGGTGGCCGACGCGCGCGCCGTGCACAGCCTGCCGCACCAGCGCAACCAGGCCGTGCTCGGCGTGCTCAATATCCGCGGCGCGCTGCGCATCTGCGTGTCGCTGGCGCGCCTGTTCCAGGTCGGCGGCGCGAGCGCCAAGGCGACCGGCCAGCATCTGCTGGTGGCCATGCATGAGGGGCAGATCCTGGTGTTCCCGGTCGATGAAGTGGCCGGCGTGCATCGCTACGATGCGCAGGACGTCGGCGCGGCGCCGACCACGCTGGCGCATGCGGCCACCCAATATACGCAGGGCCTGCTGGACTGGCGCGGTCGGAAGATCGGGCTGCTGGACCACGGCCTGCTGTTCTATGCGCTCAATCGGAGCATGACATGA
- a CDS encoding enoyl-CoA hydratase-related protein codes for MTAELKAARHDATLAITLSNPGRGNALDAAMLVAAIETLSTVERDESVRAVVLCGADGQFSLGLDWPKDAAQRLAALESLHSLIDMLRNFPKPVIAAVDGAATDAGLALALACDLLVATRQAQFGISAAQRGIWANGGAGWLLAQALPPALLAELHFDATPLGAPRLHAAGAVNRLAADGRALEEAMDWAERMTAQVPAPAVERLKEMLHEARSVSLGEHFNGEKRRLAGQRG; via the coding sequence ATGACCGCAGAACTGAAGGCAGCACGCCACGACGCCACCCTGGCCATCACCCTCTCCAACCCCGGCCGCGGCAATGCGCTCGATGCCGCCATGCTGGTGGCGGCCATCGAGACGCTGTCGACGGTGGAGCGTGACGAATCGGTGCGCGCGGTGGTGCTGTGCGGCGCCGATGGCCAGTTCAGCCTCGGCCTGGACTGGCCCAAGGATGCCGCGCAGCGGCTGGCGGCGCTGGAGAGCCTGCACAGCCTGATCGACATGCTGCGCAATTTCCCCAAGCCGGTGATCGCCGCGGTCGACGGCGCGGCGACCGACGCCGGCCTGGCGCTGGCCCTGGCCTGCGACCTGTTGGTGGCGACGCGCCAGGCGCAGTTCGGCATCTCGGCCGCGCAGCGCGGCATATGGGCCAACGGCGGCGCCGGCTGGCTGCTGGCGCAAGCGTTGCCGCCCGCGCTGCTGGCTGAACTGCATTTCGACGCCACGCCGCTGGGCGCGCCGCGCCTGCACGCGGCCGGCGCCGTCAATCGGCTGGCCGCCGACGGCCGGGCGCTGGAAGAAGCAATGGATTGGGCCGAGCGCATGACGGCGCAAGTCCCGGCGCCGGCGGTCGAGCGGTTGAAGGAGATGCTGCATGAGGCGCGCAGCGTGTCGCTGGGCGAACACTTCAACGGCGAGAAGCGCCGGCTGGCCGGGCAGCGCGGCTGA
- a CDS encoding PIN domain-containing protein — protein MSIPATSASAASAAAPSAQPLLQSAPVAGERQRLVLDTNVCLDLFVFRDPRWAALLQALEDGSVDAYTREDCRNEWLVVLDYPHLPLTDGDKPAVRAEFDRLLRCLPVAEVNSFGLPLCTDRDDQKFLELALQCRAHVLVSKDKAVLKLGKRTRRARMFAIVQPQHWRADAFLSRDELA, from the coding sequence ATGAGCATTCCAGCAACATCCGCTTCCGCCGCTTCTGCCGCCGCCCCCTCCGCCCAGCCCCTGCTCCAGTCCGCGCCCGTCGCCGGCGAACGCCAGCGGCTGGTGCTCGACACCAACGTGTGCCTCGATCTCTTCGTGTTCCGCGATCCGCGCTGGGCGGCGCTGCTGCAGGCGCTGGAAGACGGCAGCGTCGACGCCTACACGCGCGAGGATTGCCGCAATGAATGGCTGGTGGTGCTGGACTATCCCCACCTGCCGCTGACCGACGGCGACAAGCCGGCCGTGCGCGCCGAATTCGATCGCCTGCTGCGCTGCCTGCCGGTGGCCGAGGTCAACAGCTTCGGCCTGCCGCTGTGCACCGACCGCGACGACCAGAAATTCCTGGAGCTGGCCCTGCAATGCCGCGCCCATGTGCTGGTCAGCAAGGACAAGGCCGTGCTCAAGCTGGGCAAGCGCACGCGGCGCGCGCGCATGTTCGCCATCGTCCAGCCGCAGCACTGGCGCGCCGATGCGTTTCTCAGTCGCGACGAGCTGGCCTGA
- a CDS encoding pyridoxal phosphate-dependent aminotransferase, translating to MSASNIVTKLPKVGTTIFTVMSALASEKGAVNLGQGFPDFNCDPSLVQAVTNAMQDGLNQYPPMAGVQVLREAIADKVEKLYGHRYDAASEITVTAGATQGILTSVLCAVHAGEEVIVIEPVYDCYVPAIELAGGIPVFVQMDVDERGYSIPWDKVKAAVTPKTRMIMVNTPHNPTGSVMKAADVAALADIVRGTDILILSDEVYEHMVYDGAPHESLARHPELAARTFINSSFGKTYHVTGWKVGFVAAPAAMTAEFRKVHQFNVFTVNTPVQYGLAAYMKDPSPYLELPAFYQKKRDLFRDGLAATRFELLPSEGTYFQCVKYGAISALSEAEFCKWLTTEIGVAAIPVSAFYNTPRESGIVRFCFAKKDETLRLALDRLAKL from the coding sequence ATGAGCGCTTCCAACATCGTCACCAAACTGCCCAAGGTCGGCACCACCATCTTCACCGTCATGTCCGCGCTCGCCAGCGAAAAGGGCGCGGTCAACCTTGGCCAGGGCTTCCCCGATTTCAACTGCGACCCGTCGCTGGTGCAAGCCGTCACCAACGCCATGCAGGACGGCCTGAACCAATATCCGCCGATGGCCGGCGTGCAGGTCCTGCGCGAGGCCATCGCCGACAAGGTCGAGAAGCTCTACGGCCACCGCTACGATGCCGCCAGCGAAATCACCGTCACCGCCGGCGCCACCCAGGGCATCCTGACCTCGGTGCTGTGCGCGGTGCATGCCGGCGAGGAAGTGATCGTCATCGAACCGGTGTACGACTGCTATGTGCCGGCCATCGAGCTGGCCGGCGGCATCCCGGTGTTCGTGCAGATGGATGTGGACGAGCGCGGCTACAGCATTCCCTGGGACAAGGTGAAGGCGGCCGTCACGCCCAAGACCCGCATGATCATGGTCAACACCCCGCACAACCCCACCGGCAGCGTGATGAAGGCGGCCGACGTGGCGGCGCTGGCCGACATCGTGCGCGGCACCGACATCCTGATCCTGTCCGACGAAGTCTACGAACACATGGTCTACGACGGCGCCCCGCACGAGTCGCTGGCGCGCCATCCCGAACTGGCCGCGCGCACCTTCATCAACTCCAGCTTCGGCAAGACCTACCACGTCACCGGCTGGAAGGTCGGCTTCGTCGCCGCGCCCGCCGCGATGACCGCCGAATTCCGCAAGGTGCACCAGTTCAACGTCTTCACCGTCAACACCCCGGTGCAATACGGCCTGGCCGCCTACATGAAGGATCCGTCGCCCTATCTCGAGCTGCCGGCCTTCTACCAGAAGAAGCGCGACCTGTTCCGCGACGGCCTGGCCGCCACCCGCTTCGAGTTGCTGCCCTCCGAGGGCACCTACTTCCAGTGCGTGAAATACGGCGCCATCTCGGCGCTCTCCGAGGCCGAGTTCTGCAAGTGGCTGACCACCGAGATCGGCGTGGCCGCGATCCCGGTCTCGGCCTTCTACAACACGCCGCGGGAGTCGGGCATCGTGCGCTTCTGCTTCGCCAAGAAGGACGAGACGCTGCGCCTGGCGCTGGACCGCCTGGCCAAGCTCTGA
- a CDS encoding glutathione binding-like protein: MIDVYSWATPNGHKVHIMLEECGLPYAAHAIDIGAGDQFTPQFLKISPNNKIPAIVDPDGPDGEPISLFESGAILIYLAGKTGRLLGNTDREKYEVLQWVMFQMGGLGPMLGQAHHFRIYAPQQIEYAVNRYSNEAKRLYQVMDKQLAQHAYLAGEEYTIADIASFPWTRSHKNQGIDLADYPNVQRWFDAISARPAVQRGVAVLADKRKPLTDEKAKDLLFGSGQYQKR, from the coding sequence ATGATCGACGTCTACAGCTGGGCCACGCCCAATGGCCACAAGGTTCACATCATGCTGGAAGAATGCGGCCTGCCCTATGCCGCCCACGCCATCGATATCGGCGCCGGCGACCAGTTCACGCCGCAGTTCCTGAAGATCTCCCCGAACAACAAGATCCCCGCCATCGTCGATCCGGATGGTCCGGACGGCGAACCGATCTCGCTGTTCGAGTCCGGCGCCATCCTGATCTACCTGGCGGGCAAGACCGGCCGCCTGCTCGGCAACACCGACCGCGAAAAGTATGAAGTGCTGCAATGGGTGATGTTCCAGATGGGCGGCCTGGGACCGATGCTGGGCCAGGCCCACCATTTCCGCATCTACGCGCCGCAGCAGATCGAGTACGCGGTCAACCGCTACAGCAACGAGGCCAAGCGCCTCTACCAGGTGATGGACAAGCAGCTGGCCCAGCACGCCTACCTGGCCGGCGAGGAATACACCATCGCCGACATCGCCAGCTTCCCATGGACGCGCTCGCACAAGAACCAGGGCATCGACCTGGCCGACTATCCCAACGTGCAGCGCTGGTTCGACGCCATCAGCGCGCGCCCGGCGGTGCAGCGCGGCGTGGCGGTGCTGGCCGACAAGCGCAAGCCGCTCACCGACGAGAAGGCTAAGGACCTCTTGTTCGGCAGCGGCCAGTACCAGAAACGCTGA
- the cheB gene encoding chemotaxis response regulator protein-glutamate methylesterase → MRIGIVNDTPMMVEVLRRVIAETGRHELIWIARDGEEAVQMCAWQLPDVVLMDLLMPRVDGVEATRRIMQATPCPILIVTSDMGTSAGKIYEALGHGALDATQTPALIGAAGKRDAAALIEKIDNLGLLPPEAVAPPARPARPPLSSSPLRAGGDVPLVAVGASAGGPAALAVILKALPRDFGGAVVIVQHIDEAFAPGMAEWLQQQCLLKVRLAEEGDQPQRGEVLLAGSNKHLVFKGGDTLGYASGSPGDVYRPSVDMFFHSVAKHWSGRAIGVLLTGMGRDGAAGLKALRDDGCHTIAQDQKSCAVYGMPKAAVALNAVVETLPVTGIAARLQGILTGII, encoded by the coding sequence GTGAGGATAGGCATCGTCAACGACACGCCGATGATGGTGGAAGTGCTGCGCCGGGTGATCGCCGAGACCGGGCGGCATGAACTGATCTGGATCGCTCGCGACGGTGAGGAAGCGGTGCAGATGTGCGCCTGGCAATTGCCCGACGTGGTGCTGATGGACCTGCTCATGCCCCGGGTGGATGGGGTGGAGGCCACGCGCCGCATCATGCAGGCCACGCCGTGCCCGATCCTGATCGTGACCTCCGACATGGGCACCAGCGCCGGCAAGATCTACGAGGCGCTGGGCCACGGCGCGCTCGACGCCACCCAGACGCCGGCCCTGATCGGCGCGGCCGGCAAGCGCGACGCAGCGGCGCTGATCGAAAAGATCGATAATCTCGGCTTGCTGCCGCCCGAAGCGGTGGCGCCGCCGGCGCGACCGGCCAGGCCACCCCTGTCGTCATCGCCGCTGCGCGCCGGCGGTGATGTGCCGCTGGTGGCGGTGGGCGCATCGGCCGGCGGTCCCGCGGCCCTGGCGGTGATCCTGAAGGCGCTCCCGCGCGACTTCGGCGGCGCGGTGGTGATCGTGCAGCACATCGACGAGGCGTTCGCGCCCGGCATGGCCGAATGGCTGCAACAGCAATGCCTGCTTAAGGTGCGCCTGGCCGAAGAGGGCGACCAGCCGCAGCGCGGCGAGGTGCTGCTGGCCGGCAGCAACAAGCACCTGGTGTTCAAGGGCGGCGACACGCTGGGCTACGCCAGCGGTTCGCCGGGCGATGTCTACCGGCCGTCGGTGGACATGTTTTTCCATAGCGTCGCCAAGCATTGGTCGGGCCGGGCCATCGGCGTGCTGCTGACCGGCATGGGGCGCGACGGCGCTGCAGGATTGAAGGCGCTGCGCGACGATGGCTGCCACACCATCGCCCAGGACCAGAAGAGTTGCGCGGTCTACGGCATGCCCAAGGCGGCGGTGGCGCTCAATGCCGTGGTCGAGACGCTCCCCGTGACGGGCATCGCGGCGCGGCTGCAGGGAATTTTGACTGGAATAATCTGA